Proteins encoded by one window of Desulfobacterales bacterium:
- a CDS encoding HRDC domain-containing protein — translation MKYVSNSKFKLIEKDKDLKDVVQLLEKESIIGIDVEADSMHHFEERMCTLQIATREASFVIDMLSIKDVSLIKPIFANYAIKKIFHGADYDLRLIQKFLKVTVNNLFDTQIASRFLGMNSTSLESVLLHILGVNIDKKYQKSDWSKRPLPLEMIEYAATDIYFLIPLWEALSKKLEAMGRLEWAVEESEKQKIFQIKPSFQYPLFLKVKGAGNLDPLSLFVLESLLKFRLKIAKKKDKPAFKIIDNEKLILIAKIKPTSFEKIKLSKILSKRQMEMYGRDISSTISETLKYIPNKLPTYPFKKGKLTPNEAAGKIDILKKWRDSKSKKMGIETGMLFSKNILTAVAEKNPKTIKELSAIKELKDWQIREFGEEIIKALQGYLL, via the coding sequence ATGAAATATGTTTCAAACAGTAAATTTAAGCTTATAGAAAAAGATAAAGATTTAAAAGATGTTGTTCAGCTTTTAGAAAAAGAAAGTATTATAGGTATTGATGTCGAGGCTGATTCTATGCACCATTTTGAAGAAAGGATGTGTACTCTTCAAATTGCTACAAGAGAAGCGAGTTTTGTTATTGATATGCTTTCCATTAAAGATGTGTCTTTAATAAAACCCATATTTGCTAACTACGCCATAAAAAAAATATTTCATGGCGCTGACTACGATTTAAGACTGATTCAGAAATTTTTAAAGGTTACAGTTAATAATCTTTTTGACACACAGATAGCATCCAGATTTTTGGGGATGAATTCAACTAGTCTTGAATCTGTACTATTGCATATTTTAGGAGTTAATATTGATAAAAAGTATCAAAAAAGTGATTGGTCAAAAAGGCCGCTGCCTTTAGAAATGATTGAATATGCCGCAACAGATATTTATTTTCTTATTCCTTTATGGGAAGCTTTATCAAAAAAACTTGAAGCTATGGGACGTCTTGAGTGGGCAGTTGAAGAATCTGAAAAACAAAAAATATTTCAGATAAAACCTTCTTTTCAATATCCTTTATTTTTGAAGGTAAAAGGTGCCGGCAATCTTGACCCTTTGAGCCTTTTTGTGCTTGAGTCTCTTCTTAAATTTCGATTAAAAATCGCTAAAAAAAAAGATAAACCAGCCTTTAAAATTATTGATAATGAGAAACTAATACTGATAGCAAAAATAAAGCCTACAAGCTTTGAAAAAATCAAATTGTCTAAAATTTTAAGCAAAAGACAAATGGAAATGTACGGACGTGATATTTCTTCAACAATTAGCGAAACGCTAAAGTATATTCCAAACAAACTGCCAACATATCCTTTTAAAAAAGGTAAGCTTACACCGAATGAAGCGGCAGGCAAAATAGATATACTAAAAAAATGGAGAGATTCTAAGTCGAAAAAAATGGGTATTGAAACAGGAATGCTTTTTAGCAAAAATATACTTACAGCTGTTGCTGAAAAAAATCCTAAAACAATAAAGGAACTCAGTGCCATAAAAGAATTAAAAGATTGGCAGATAAGAGAGTTTGGAGAAGAAATTATTAAAGCTTTACAGGGATATCTTTTATGA
- a CDS encoding transketolase family protein, whose product MSEGLTWTVYDANTMTQAEIYGEVLCMLGEKYSNIVGLSADLANSTKIGKFGKKFPERFFNVGIAEQNLFGISAGLAKAGFIPFVSTMAVFTALRAAEQVRTDICYQNLNCKIIATHAGTSFGTAGTTHHCTEDIAIMRSFSNMTVIVPADGIETANAIKACVEYQGPVYIRIGRGFEPNHYQNEDYGFKIGKAVEIQDGTDITIICCGSTVFHAAQAAKILKEDDGLSVRVLNIHTIKPIDTESIIKAIKETRRIVTFEDHNIIGGLGTAVADIIAESGKGCAFTKVGIPDCFAEIGYPEDLCNYYKIDTDGIIEKVREVMGKEFEQDDEDWEDEV is encoded by the coding sequence ATGAGTGAAGGATTAACTTGGACAGTATATGACGCAAATACTATGACCCAAGCTGAAATATATGGAGAAGTCCTTTGCATGCTTGGTGAAAAATATTCTAATATAGTTGGGCTTTCCGCTGACCTTGCAAATTCAACAAAAATTGGAAAGTTTGGGAAAAAATTTCCGGAAAGATTTTTCAATGTCGGAATAGCAGAACAAAATTTATTTGGCATATCTGCAGGGCTTGCAAAGGCTGGATTTATTCCTTTTGTATCAACTATGGCTGTTTTTACGGCCCTTAGAGCTGCAGAGCAGGTACGAACAGATATCTGTTATCAAAATCTTAATTGCAAAATAATTGCTACCCATGCAGGAACTTCTTTTGGCACTGCAGGCACTACTCACCATTGCACAGAAGATATTGCTATAATGCGTTCATTTTCGAATATGACAGTAATTGTTCCTGCCGATGGAATCGAGACCGCCAATGCAATCAAAGCTTGTGTAGAATATCAGGGGCCTGTATATATAAGAATCGGAAGAGGTTTTGAGCCAAATCACTATCAAAATGAAGATTATGGTTTTAAAATAGGAAAAGCTGTTGAAATTCAAGACGGAACCGATATAACAATCATTTGTTGTGGGTCTACTGTGTTCCATGCAGCTCAAGCAGCAAAAATTTTAAAAGAAGATGATGGTTTAAGCGTTAGAGTTCTTAACATCCATACCATAAAGCCTATAGATACGGAATCTATAATTAAAGCAATTAAAGAAACAAGACGAATAGTAACATTCGAAGACCACAATATTATAGGTGGGCTTGGAACGGCAGTAGCTGATATAATTGCAGAAAGTGGTAAAGGATGTGCCTTTACAAAAGTAGGTATTCCTGACTGCTTTGCAGAAATAGGCTATCCTGAAGATTTATGTAATTATTATAAAATTGATACAGACGGGATTATTGAAAAAGTAAGAGAAGTTATGGGCAAAGAATTTGAACAGGATGATGAAGACTGGGAAGATGAGGTTTAA
- a CDS encoding aminotransferase class III-fold pyridoxal phosphate-dependent enzyme — METFKYDKSQELFKRATKVIPGGIYGHFSPAPLIPPTDYPFYAMRAKGSKFWDIDGNEFIDYMCAYGPMILGYNHEGVDSAAIKQYAQGNCLSAPAPIMVELAEYLVDLVSCADWAFFAKNGGDVTAYSLMIARAATGRKKIIAIKGGYHGVAPWAQAPGHHGLIEEDYKNMIRIKWNDFDEFKKVVEENPKEIAGFIATPYHHPTFVDNELPSEGYWQKIEELCKKEGIVLIVDDVRCGFRLDLRGSNEYYGFKPDLICFCKAIGNGYPISALVGIETLKNVASKIFYTGSYWFSAAPMAAALEVLKEFKRIDASKYVLNIGKKLLDGLVSIGKNYGYDLKVTGEPSLPYLRIVNDESLMLHQQWCAECTKRGAYFTPHHNWFLSTAHTEDDIKKTLEIADEAFSVIKKY; from the coding sequence ATGGAAACTTTTAAATATGATAAATCACAAGAATTATTTAAACGAGCAACAAAAGTTATTCCTGGAGGCATATATGGACATTTTAGTCCTGCTCCTCTTATCCCTCCAACTGATTATCCATTTTATGCGATGCGTGCAAAAGGCTCAAAATTCTGGGATATAGACGGGAACGAATTTATTGATTATATGTGCGCCTATGGTCCAATGATTCTGGGATATAACCATGAAGGTGTTGATTCCGCTGCTATTAAGCAATATGCTCAAGGAAATTGTTTGAGCGCTCCTGCGCCTATAATGGTCGAACTCGCTGAATACTTGGTAGATTTAGTGTCTTGCGCTGATTGGGCATTTTTTGCTAAAAATGGAGGAGACGTTACAGCTTATTCTCTCATGATAGCAAGGGCTGCTACTGGCCGAAAAAAAATTATAGCTATTAAAGGGGGATATCATGGAGTCGCGCCTTGGGCTCAAGCTCCAGGACATCATGGCCTTATTGAAGAAGATTATAAAAATATGATACGGATAAAATGGAACGATTTTGACGAATTTAAAAAAGTTGTAGAAGAAAATCCTAAAGAAATTGCAGGATTTATTGCAACGCCATATCATCACCCCACATTTGTTGATAATGAACTTCCATCCGAAGGTTATTGGCAAAAAATTGAAGAGCTTTGTAAAAAAGAAGGAATCGTACTTATTGTTGATGATGTTAGATGCGGTTTTAGGCTTGATTTAAGAGGATCCAATGAATACTATGGCTTTAAGCCTGATCTTATTTGCTTCTGTAAAGCTATTGGAAATGGATATCCTATTTCAGCACTTGTCGGAATAGAAACTTTAAAAAATGTAGCTTCAAAAATTTTTTATACTGGAAGCTATTGGTTTTCTGCGGCTCCAATGGCAGCGGCTTTAGAAGTCTTAAAAGAATTTAAACGTATAGATGCTTCTAAATATGTACTCAATATAGGGAAAAAACTTCTTGATGGATTAGTTTCTATCGGAAAAAATTACGGATACGACTTAAAAGTTACAGGTGAGCCATCACTGCCATATTTAAGAATTGTCAATGATGAAAGCCTTATGCTTCACCAACAATGGTGTGCTGAATGTACAAAAAGGGGAGCATATTTTACGCCACATCATAATTGGTTTCTTTCAACTGCTCATACAGAAGATGATATAAAGAAAACGTTGGAAATTGCTGATGAAGCTTTTTCTGTTATTAAAAAATATTAA
- a CDS encoding transketolase, with protein sequence MTITADEIKQLKEKAWQIRKDIIDVTFWAGGAHIGGGLSMVEILTILYFKYLNINPSAPEFEDRDRFILSKGHGGVGLACVLARKGYFDFELLKDFNKFKSPFGIHLDCRKVKGVDASTGSLGHGLSMAVGLSLGARLKKKNWFTYCLLGDGECNEGSVWEAAMSASHFKLTNLIAIVDRNKLMIDGATEDVMGIEPFSDKWKAFGWIVKEINGHDFKAISDAIDYAKNEKDKPVIIIADTIKGKGVDFMESQVKWHYGGLDSDLLIKAKQSVDKAYGRD encoded by the coding sequence ATGACAATTACAGCCGATGAAATAAAGCAATTAAAAGAAAAAGCTTGGCAAATACGAAAAGACATAATAGATGTAACTTTTTGGGCTGGAGGTGCTCACATCGGCGGGGGCCTCAGCATGGTGGAAATTCTTACAATTCTTTATTTTAAATACCTCAATATTAATCCTTCCGCCCCTGAATTTGAAGACAGAGACAGGTTCATATTAAGCAAAGGTCACGGTGGAGTTGGTCTTGCCTGCGTTTTAGCCCGCAAGGGATATTTTGATTTTGAGCTTTTAAAAGATTTTAATAAATTTAAATCTCCTTTTGGAATACACCTTGATTGTAGAAAAGTAAAAGGAGTTGATGCTTCAACTGGTTCATTGGGTCATGGACTTTCAATGGCTGTTGGCCTTTCTCTTGGAGCAAGGCTTAAAAAAAAGAACTGGTTTACGTACTGCCTCCTTGGTGATGGGGAATGTAATGAAGGTTCAGTGTGGGAAGCAGCAATGTCTGCGTCTCATTTTAAATTGACTAATCTTATTGCTATTGTTGATAGAAATAAACTTATGATTGATGGTGCTACAGAAGATGTAATGGGCATTGAGCCTTTTTCTGATAAATGGAAAGCTTTTGGATGGATTGTAAAAGAAATAAACGGCCATGATTTTAAAGCTATTTCAGATGCAATTGATTATGCTAAAAATGAAAAAGATAAGCCTGTAATTATAATAGCTGATACAATAAAAGGTAAAGGCGTTGATTTTATGGAAAGTCAAGTAAAATGGCATTACGGCGGACTTGATTCTGATTTGCTAATAAAAGCTAAACAATCAGTTGATAAAGCCTATGGTAGGGACTAA
- a CDS encoding HAMP domain-containing protein produces MFNNLKLGYKMAVGFGLIGIILAGAVLTTIIKVESANTVVNRLIDLRNPTSQMSLMLQNGINHSLAALRGWIILGDESFKKDRENTWKNEIESSIKSLQELSNSWTEEVNKTRLNSIITTIEEFKQVQKKIEDIAQSVDNTPAAKVLIHDAGPFIDTLVKNINTLINIEQTLEASQTRKDILGMMADVRGTTGLAISSLRSYLITGDIKDKNQFNQLWENNSKRFKNLSDNTLSLTPEQNNALKNFKEAREKFEKLADKMFEIRGGDTWNLSYKWMAEDVVPKANSIMEQLNAMILSQEELVNIDKNKVKSLTSGLKNIEWLLLFAGIILSAIIGFNITKKIVAPIKNAVVAVSRLADGDLTVEFKAESQDETGELLLAMKNMTEKLRSIMSNLATTTKELTDSSLELSSVSSQLASSSEEMNSQASTVAAASEQVTANVSTVAYSADQSSLSVSNISAMTEEMSATFAQVAILGQKTAEESNQIAEESGLMSNSTQTIAAAIEEMNASLKEVAKNTANASTISRNASKSAEETNLKMTALVGASKQIGKIVGVIKDIADQTNMLALNATIEAAGAGEAGKGFAVVAGEVKELARQSADATDEIDSQIQNIQKSTDDAVKAILQINEIITEIALINETIAAAVEEQTATSNEIAKSVAENSFRVKNLSKHANDSADLVKDIAKSTDEASSAAAEIAKNIDKLSKEVQDVAKSSNEAANGVKEISKNINGISIASKDTAAGASKTNNASGKLASMSKTLAEIVKKFKL; encoded by the coding sequence ATGTTTAATAATTTAAAACTCGGATATAAAATGGCGGTAGGTTTTGGTTTAATAGGAATAATTCTTGCCGGAGCAGTTTTAACTACAATAATAAAAGTTGAAAGCGCAAACACAGTCGTAAATAGACTTATTGACCTTAGAAATCCGACATCTCAGATGAGCCTTATGCTCCAGAACGGCATAAATCATTCACTTGCAGCATTAAGGGGTTGGATAATTTTGGGAGATGAAAGTTTTAAAAAAGATAGAGAAAATACTTGGAAAAACGAAATAGAATCATCAATAAAATCTCTTCAAGAACTTTCCAATAGCTGGACTGAAGAAGTGAATAAAACTCGTTTGAATTCTATAATTACTACTATTGAAGAATTTAAACAGGTTCAAAAAAAAATCGAGGATATTGCTCAATCAGTTGATAATACTCCAGCAGCAAAAGTATTAATCCATGATGCCGGCCCCTTTATTGATACCCTTGTAAAAAATATAAACACTCTTATAAACATTGAACAAACTTTAGAAGCGTCTCAAACAAGAAAAGATATTCTTGGAATGATGGCAGATGTTAGAGGTACGACTGGTTTAGCGATCTCCAGTTTAAGATCATATCTCATAACCGGAGATATTAAGGATAAAAACCAGTTCAATCAATTATGGGAAAACAACTCAAAACGTTTTAAAAACCTCAGCGATAATACATTGTCCTTGACACCTGAACAAAATAATGCCCTTAAAAATTTTAAAGAGGCTCGAGAAAAATTCGAAAAATTAGCTGATAAAATGTTCGAAATAAGAGGAGGTGATACGTGGAATTTATCGTATAAATGGATGGCTGAAGATGTAGTTCCAAAAGCAAATAGCATAATGGAGCAACTGAATGCAATGATATTAAGCCAGGAAGAACTCGTCAATATAGATAAAAATAAAGTTAAGTCATTAACAAGTGGGTTAAAAAATATTGAATGGCTACTGCTATTTGCCGGAATAATACTAAGCGCAATAATAGGTTTTAACATAACCAAAAAAATTGTTGCTCCAATTAAAAATGCTGTTGTAGCAGTAAGCAGGCTCGCTGATGGCGATTTAACTGTAGAATTTAAAGCTGAAAGCCAGGATGAAACTGGAGAGCTTTTATTGGCAATGAAAAACATGACAGAAAAATTACGAAGCATAATGTCAAATTTAGCTACTACAACTAAAGAACTTACTGACTCATCATTGGAATTATCTTCTGTTTCAAGCCAATTGGCATCATCATCTGAAGAAATGAATTCTCAGGCATCAACTGTTGCAGCTGCTTCTGAACAAGTAACTGCAAATGTTTCTACAGTAGCTTATTCAGCAGACCAATCAAGTTTATCTGTAAGTAATATTTCTGCTATGACTGAAGAAATGTCCGCAACTTTTGCTCAAGTAGCAATATTAGGTCAAAAAACGGCCGAAGAATCAAACCAAATAGCCGAAGAATCTGGATTAATGTCTAACTCTACACAAACTATAGCCGCTGCAATAGAAGAAATGAATGCATCCCTAAAAGAAGTTGCAAAAAATACTGCTAATGCAAGCACAATTTCAAGGAATGCAAGCAAATCAGCTGAAGAAACTAATTTAAAAATGACTGCCCTTGTTGGAGCATCAAAACAAATAGGAAAAATAGTTGGAGTTATAAAGGATATAGCTGATCAAACAAATATGCTAGCTTTAAATGCTACAATAGAAGCTGCTGGCGCTGGAGAAGCTGGTAAGGGTTTTGCTGTTGTTGCAGGAGAAGTAAAAGAACTTGCAAGACAATCTGCTGATGCTACTGATGAAATTGACTCTCAAATTCAAAACATTCAAAAAAGCACTGATGATGCTGTTAAAGCTATATTGCAAATAAATGAAATAATAACTGAAATAGCACTAATAAATGAAACTATAGCGGCCGCAGTTGAAGAGCAAACAGCAACTTCAAATGAAATTGCTAAATCTGTAGCTGAAAATTCTTTTAGGGTAAAAAATCTGTCGAAACATGCAAATGATTCAGCTGATCTTGTAAAAGATATAGCAAAATCAACAGATGAAGCATCAAGTGCTGCCGCTGAAATTGCTAAAAATATCGATAAGCTGTCAAAAGAAGTTCAAGATGTCGCAAAATCTTCTAACGAGGCTGCAAATGGAGTAAAAGAAATTTCTAAAAATATTAATGGCATAAGTATAGCTTCTAAGGATACAGCGGCAGGAGCATCAAAAACTAATAATGCTTCAGGTAAGCTCGCAAGTATGTCTAAAACTCTCGCTGAAATTGTGAAAAAATTTAAATTATAA
- a CDS encoding formylmethanofuran dehydrogenase subunit E family protein → MICGMNIDEYINKIKEFHGFVAPGLLIGGYMVDLAKELIDEVEFDAIVETSHCLPDAIQILTPCTIGNGWLKIVEWDKFALTLYNRFSYDGYRVWIDLAKTKFHPHIYNWYMRLVSKKDLPKEILVDAIINAEKSILSSMPVKVSNLNKRNKKGDINICLQCGEAYSLNQGEKCLFCQGSAYYKIV, encoded by the coding sequence ATGATTTGTGGAATGAATATTGACGAATATATCAATAAAATAAAAGAATTTCATGGATTTGTTGCCCCTGGTCTTTTGATAGGCGGCTATATGGTAGATCTTGCAAAGGAGCTAATCGATGAAGTTGAATTTGACGCAATTGTTGAAACAAGTCATTGTCTTCCTGACGCAATTCAGATCCTAACTCCATGCACTATCGGAAATGGATGGCTAAAAATTGTTGAGTGGGACAAATTTGCATTAACACTTTATAACAGATTTAGTTATGATGGATATAGAGTATGGATTGATCTTGCTAAAACTAAGTTTCATCCTCACATTTATAATTGGTACATGCGGCTTGTTTCCAAAAAAGATTTACCAAAAGAAATTTTGGTAGATGCGATAATCAATGCTGAAAAATCTATACTTTCATCAATGCCTGTTAAAGTAAGCAATTTAAATAAAAGGAACAAAAAAGGAGACATTAATATCTGTCTACAATGCGGAGAGGCTTATTCATTAAATCAAGGGGAAAAATGTCTATTTTGTCAAGGAAGTGCTTATTACAAAATAGTTTAA
- a CDS encoding transporter substrate-binding domain-containing protein — MLKKKLLFLCVLFVVFISPISSFAGGKITLATLDWEPYIGQKLENNGFVSEIVHEAYKRGGYEVTDSFLPWARVVKMAEEGKVDGYYPEYYAEELKEKYIVSDPYPGGPLGFFKLKSNDVKYSTIEDLKPYRIGVVRGYVNTAAFDSADYLKKDEAVDDNANIRKLLASRIDMFVADKYVGIYLMQQSFKNDMDKVEFMDPPLEMKDLFVCIGKQIKNSQELMDVFNKGLKSMIEDGTLKTIMQKHGF; from the coding sequence ATGCTAAAGAAAAAATTATTATTTTTATGTGTATTATTTGTTGTTTTTATTTCTCCAATTAGCTCATTTGCTGGAGGAAAAATAACGTTAGCGACTTTAGATTGGGAGCCATATATAGGACAAAAGCTTGAAAATAATGGTTTTGTTTCTGAAATAGTTCATGAAGCCTATAAAAGAGGTGGCTATGAAGTAACTGATTCATTTTTACCGTGGGCAAGAGTAGTAAAAATGGCTGAAGAAGGGAAAGTTGACGGGTACTATCCAGAATATTACGCCGAAGAACTTAAAGAGAAATATATTGTTTCCGACCCATATCCAGGAGGACCTCTTGGTTTTTTTAAATTAAAAAGCAACGATGTAAAATATTCAACCATTGAAGATTTGAAGCCTTATAGAATAGGAGTTGTTAGAGGTTACGTTAATACTGCTGCATTTGACTCTGCGGATTATTTAAAAAAAGATGAAGCTGTTGATGATAATGCAAATATAAGAAAGCTCCTTGCAAGTAGAATTGATATGTTTGTTGCTGATAAATATGTTGGAATTTATCTTATGCAGCAGAGTTTTAAGAATGATATGGATAAAGTAGAATTTATGGATCCACCTCTTGAAATGAAGGATCTTTTTGTATGTATAGGCAAACAAATAAAAAACAGCCAAGAACTTATGGACGTTTTTAATAAAGGCTTGAAATCTATGATTGAAGATGGAACCTTAAAAACGATTATGCAAAAACATGGATTTTAA
- a CDS encoding alpha/beta hydrolase — METLSDSDYSCFERPGVLHFLFYPREEMYRNFLPNSTDITIPVDDDENIGATFHLASTSSPTILFFHGNGEIAADYDDLAPFYTDLGINFFPVDYRGYGRSTGKPTVTSMMNDSHKILKFTKQWLKDNKHTGPLIIMGRSLGSASAIEIAANHENEIDGLIIESGFAFVVPLLKLLGVNTKDFELVEEKGFKHIEKIKKYKKPLLVIHAAFDHIIPFSDGEALFATSPSEKKFFLKVPKANHNNLLAYAFSEYMDNVQNLIKEATNQ; from the coding sequence ATGGAAACTTTATCAGATTCAGATTATTCATGCTTTGAACGTCCAGGTGTTCTTCATTTTCTTTTTTATCCAAGAGAAGAAATGTATAGAAATTTTTTGCCTAATTCAACTGATATTACGATACCTGTTGACGATGATGAAAATATTGGAGCTACATTTCATTTAGCAAGCACATCTTCTCCAACGATACTTTTTTTCCATGGTAATGGAGAGATTGCTGCTGATTATGATGATTTAGCACCATTTTATACTGACTTAGGAATAAATTTTTTTCCTGTAGATTATCGCGGCTATGGCAGGTCAACAGGAAAACCGACTGTTACATCTATGATGAATGATTCCCACAAAATATTAAAATTTACTAAACAGTGGCTTAAAGATAATAAACATACAGGTCCTTTAATTATTATGGGAAGATCTCTTGGTAGTGCTTCAGCAATTGAAATTGCGGCTAATCATGAAAATGAGATTGATGGACTTATAATTGAAAGCGGATTTGCTTTTGTAGTTCCGCTTTTAAAACTTTTAGGAGTTAATACAAAAGATTTTGAATTAGTCGAAGAAAAAGGATTCAAGCACATCGAAAAAATAAAAAAATATAAAAAGCCTTTACTTGTTATTCATGCTGCATTTGACCATATAATACCTTTTAGTGATGGAGAAGCATTGTTTGCTACAAGTCCTTCTGAAAAAAAATTCTTTCTTAAAGTTCCTAAAGCTAATCATAATAATCTTCTCGCTTATGCATTTTCAGAATATATGGATAATGTACAGAATCTTATTAAGGAAGCAACTAATCAATAA
- a CDS encoding methyl-accepting chemotaxis protein, with amino-acid sequence MNANLQSKLLVSLLISGITSNAATLSVAKPAYNKKGTPSKKINYKSKNFLSINKSIQLKMSIILVFVTTLLLSISGLFQYMSTKNEMSSDLDKLGEIRVNSLAYNLISPLWNLEQEQIKNVIKSDMLEKRIYGVLVYDTEGKKISYGFTRDDKWEVIEKNEEITEKCIIKEKVIQSADEQKLGIIKVYVTEKFMKAELKNAFYRIIWTVVALNFAIVGIISLSLNQFVIRPLHKVIGSLKAIAQGEGDLTQRLHIKSKDEIGELGKWFDLFIAKLHEIVKSIAEKAIVLDEASHILSNLAGDIRGYSENVTAKSTSVAGAAEETSVTMETVSNSMQTATMNIATISSSIEEITATINEIAKNLEKARVVSSDAVSESSASSESVNKLGIAAQEIGKVTETIDDISSQTNLLALNATIEAARAGDAGRGFSIVANEIKELSKQTADATLGIRQKIENIQIYTNASVKGITSISEVINNVNDIVYSIASAVEEQSVAIKEISSSLAHTTTAIKEVNRNVSQQTLVAVEIAKDISTVESAAGDMLARSTNLSSSSQELNQLAGAIKEMMGRFKI; translated from the coding sequence ATGAATGCAAATCTTCAGTCTAAATTATTAGTTAGTCTATTAATTTCTGGCATTACTTCTAATGCTGCAACTCTGTCTGTAGCTAAACCTGCATACAACAAAAAAGGCACTCCTTCAAAAAAAATAAATTATAAATCTAAAAATTTTTTAAGTATTAATAAAAGTATACAGCTAAAAATGAGCATTATTCTTGTTTTTGTGACAACCTTGCTACTTTCTATATCTGGATTATTCCAATACATGTCAACAAAAAATGAAATGTCTTCAGATTTAGATAAATTAGGTGAAATACGCGTAAACTCTTTAGCCTATAATTTAATCTCACCTCTTTGGAATTTAGAACAAGAACAAATAAAAAATGTAATTAAATCGGATATGCTTGAAAAAAGAATATATGGCGTTTTAGTTTACGATACTGAAGGGAAAAAAATCAGTTATGGTTTTACACGAGACGATAAATGGGAAGTTATAGAAAAAAATGAAGAGATTACTGAGAAATGCATTATAAAAGAAAAAGTAATACAAAGTGCTGATGAACAAAAATTAGGAATAATCAAGGTTTATGTTACAGAAAAATTTATGAAAGCCGAGTTAAAAAACGCTTTTTATCGAATTATATGGACAGTTGTTGCGTTGAATTTCGCAATAGTAGGGATAATTAGTCTTTCTTTAAATCAGTTTGTTATACGCCCTTTACATAAAGTAATTGGAAGCCTTAAAGCAATTGCCCAAGGAGAAGGTGACCTTACCCAAAGGCTTCATATAAAAAGTAAAGACGAAATTGGAGAGCTTGGTAAATGGTTTGATTTATTTATTGCAAAACTACATGAAATTGTAAAAAGTATCGCCGAAAAGGCAATTGTATTGGATGAAGCATCTCATATTTTATCTAATCTTGCTGGCGATATAAGGGGCTATTCTGAAAATGTTACGGCAAAATCAACTTCCGTTGCAGGCGCTGCTGAGGAAACGAGTGTAACAATGGAAACTGTTTCAAATTCAATGCAAACGGCAACAATGAACATTGCGACAATCTCTTCATCTATAGAAGAAATTACTGCTACAATAAATGAAATAGCTAAAAATCTTGAAAAAGCAAGGGTTGTGTCTTCTGATGCTGTTTCAGAATCATCAGCTTCTTCTGAAAGTGTTAACAAACTTGGTATAGCCGCTCAAGAAATAGGAAAAGTTACAGAAACTATTGATGATATTTCGAGTCAAACAAATCTTTTAGCTTTAAATGCCACAATAGAAGCGGCGAGAGCTGGAGATGCCGGAAGAGGATTTTCAATTGTTGCTAATGAAATTAAGGAACTTTCAAAACAGACAGCCGATGCAACATTGGGTATAAGACAAAAAATAGAAAATATACAAATTTACACAAACGCAAGTGTTAAAGGAATTACGAGTATTTCTGAAGTTATAAACAACGTTAATGACATAGTTTATTCAATTGCTTCGGCTGTAGAGGAACAGTCAGTCGCTATAAAAGAGATATCTTCAAGCCTCGCTCATACTACCACTGCTATAAAAGAAGTTAATCGAAATGTATCTCAACAAACATTAGTAGCTGTAGAAATTGCAAAGGATATCTCAACCGTTGAATCAGCGGCTGGGGATATGCTTGCAAGAAGCACTAATCTTAGTTCAAGTTCCCAAGAACTTAATCAATTAGCTGGAGCAATAAAAGAAATGATGGGCAGATTTAAAATATAA